A window of the Lactuca sativa cultivar Salinas chromosome 7, Lsat_Salinas_v11, whole genome shotgun sequence genome harbors these coding sequences:
- the LOC111914373 gene encoding 9-cis-epoxycarotenoid dioxygenase NCED1, chloroplastic-like: MASSSSTTSTSTWTNQRSRFLSSSKDVLGSSSTSISFCKKPNARTAQNSTLCALHTPSILQFPKQSVGKTSTCPVELPSSSSSSPVVQQNWNLIQKFAAMALDAVEDGLKAREKLQTLPKTADPNVQIAGNFSPVPEQPVRHCLPVAGKIPEHIQGVYLRNGANPLFEPTSGHHLFDGDGMIYAVKFDNGSASYACRFTETQRLVQERAIGKPVFPKAIGELHGHSGIAKLLLFYARGLCGLIDVTQGLGVANAGLVYFNNHLLAMSEDDLPYHVRVTPSGDLKTGGRYNFEGQLNSTMIAHPKLDPVSGELFALSYDVIQKPYLKYFWFSPDGKKSKDVAIDLGKPTMVHDFAITENFVVVPDHQVVFKMSEMITGGSPVMYDKEKVSRFGVLDKYAENGSDIKWVEVPDCFCFHLWNAWEEPESDEVVVIGSCMTPADSIFNECNEELKSVLSEIRLNLKTGKSTRRPIISPENDVNLEAGMVNKNLLGRKSKYAYLAIAEPWPKVSGFAKVDLSTGDTQKFIYGDEKYGGEPLFLPRDPNSEAEDDGHILAFVHDEKTWKSELQIVNAMTMELEATVKLPSRVPYGFHGTFINAKDLATQA; this comes from the coding sequence atggcttcttcttcttctactacttCTACTTCCACTTGGACTAATCAAAGAAGCAGATTCTTATCTTCTTCCAAAGATGTATTAGGTTCATCTTCTACCTCGATTTCTTTCTGTAAGAAACCCAATGCTCGAACTGCACAAAATTCGACTCTTTGTGCACTTCATACTCCTTCGATTCTTCAGTTTCCTAAACAGTCTGTTGGTAAAACCTCAACTTGTCCCGTTGAATtgccctcttcttcttcttcttctcctgtGGTCCAACAAAATTGGAACTTGATACAGAAATTTGCAGCAATGGCATTGGACGCCGTTGAAGATGGATTGAAAGCAAGAGAAAAGTTACAGACTTTGCCAAAAACGGCTGACCCAAATGTTCAAATCGCCGGAAATTTCAGTCCAGTACCGGAACAACCTGTGCGCCACTGCCTACCGGTTGCCGGAAAGATCCCGGAACATATTCAAGGAGTTTACTTGAGGAATGGAGCTAACCCATTGTTCGAGCCTACCTCCGGCCACCATTTGTTTGACGGAGATGGCATGATTTACGCCGTGAAGTTCGATAATGGCTCCGCTAGCTACGCTTGCCGGTTCACGGAGACACAGAGGCTTGTTCAAGAACGAGCTATCGGGAAACCCGTATTTCCGAAAGCAATCGGAGAACTCCATGGCCACTCCGGTATCGCTAAGCTTCTACTGTTTTATGCTCGTGGGTTGTGTGGCTTGATCGACGTCACTCAAGGTCTTGGAGTGGCGAACGCCGGTTTAGTTTACTTTAACAACCACCTTTTGGCCATGTCGGAGGATGATTTGCCTTATCACGTCCGTGTCACGCCTTCCGGCGACTTGAAAACCGGCGGACGATACAATTTCGAGGGTCAGTTAAACTCTACCATGATCGCACACCCAAAACTCGACCCAGTTTCCGGCGAGCTTTTCGCACTGAGCTACGATGTCATCCAAAAGCCTTACCTGAAATACTTCTGGTTTTCACCAGATGGAAAGAAATCGAAAGACGTAGCGATTGATTTGGGAAAGCCTACTATGGTTCATGATTTCGCGATCACCGAGAATTTCGTGGTGGTGCCGGATCACCAGGTGGTTTTCAAGATGTCAGAGATGATCACTGGTGGGTCACCGGTGATGTACGACAAAGAGAAGGTTTCACGTTTTGGCGTTCTCGATAAATACGCAGAAAACGGGTCGGATATTAAATGGGTCGAAGTTCCGGATTGTTTCTGTTTTCATCTATGGAACGCGTGGGAAGAACCAGAATCCGACGAGGTCGTCGTGATCGGCTCCTGCATGACTCCGGCGGACTCCATTTTCAACGAATGTAACGAAGAACTCAAAAGCGTTTTATCAGAAATCCGTCTTAATCTTAAAACTGGAAAATCCACTCGTCGACCCATAATTTCACCTGAAAACGACGTCAATTTGGAAGCAGGGATGGTGAACAAAAACCTCCTCGGCCGGAAATCCAAATACGCCTACCTCGCCATCGCCGAGCCATGGCCGAAGGTTTCTGGTTTCGCCAAAGTCGATCTTTCCACCGGCGACACCCAGAAATTCATCTACGGGGACGAAAAGTACGGCGGCGAGCCTCTGTTTCTTCCCAGGGACCCCAATTCCGAAGCCGAAGACGACGGCCATATCTTGGCCTTCGTTCACGACGAAAAAACATGGAAATCCGAGCTTCAAATCGTGAATGCAATGACAATGGAGTTAGAGGCGACAGTTAAGCTTCCATCAAGGGTTCCATATGGATTCCATGGAACCTTCATAAACGCCAAAGATTTGGCAACGCAAGCTTGA